The stretch of DNA GAGCGGCAGATGTCCCAGTCCACCATCGACAAGGACGTGCTCGAGCTGGCCCGCATGGGCAAGATCATCGAACAGCATTACCGATGCCCCCAAGACATAGAGTGGGCGGTGGATAAAGACATGCCTCAGACCGGCAGCGTGTTCATTTTGCAGAGCCGGCCGGAAACGGTCTGGAGTTGCAAGTCGTCGGACAAGCCGCCCGAGACGGGGAAGAAGAAGACGGCCATGGATCATATTTTGTCCAATCTCATGATGGGCAAGAAGCTCTCTTAAGGGGTTCAGCCCGGGAGAGGGCGCCGGGAAGTTGCATATCGCCTGTTAAACACGGCTGCGAGGGCCCGCGCAGCCGGCAAATCCAGGCCAGTCAGATCGAGACAAAGGGGCGGTGTCCGCCGGCCCTACACGGGAAGCTACGCCCAAAAACAGGCAAGGAGGCCAGCCAAAATGAAGCCGATCAGATACACCCAAGCCATGATCGACGAGTTCAAGGGCGATGGCTATTGGACCGACGAGACCTTCTTCGACTTTTACGACCGCAACGCAACTCAATTGGGTGACAACGAGGCCTTGGTGGACTCGCAGTACAGGGTCACCTGGGCCCAGGCCAAGGATCTGACCAACGCCATAGCCACCGCCTGGGCCGAGGGCGGCCTGCCCAAGGACGCCCGGGTGATCATCCAGTCGCCCAACAGCGTCTACGGCTTCCTGGCCCGCATCGCCGCCGAGCGGGCCGGGCTCATTTCCCTGACCGTGTACCCCTATCTGCGGCAGCGCGAGTTGGAATACATGATGGAGCTCACCCAGGCCTCAATGGTGGTGATCCCCCACGTGTACCGCAAGTTCGACTACCTGGAGATGTACAAGGGGTTCATGCAAAAGTTCCCCAGCCTGAAGCAGGTTTACCTGTTCGACGAACAGGTGCCCGCGGCAGCTCCGGAAGGCACCAAGAGCCTGGTGGCCACCTCCCAGGAGTACCTGGGCCGCATCGACCTGGGGCTTTTGGATTCGCGCCGCCTGGACACCACCGGCGACGTGGCCCTGTTGACCACCACCACCGGCACCACCGGCATTCCCAAGCTGGTGGAGTGGCCCATCGCCTCGCGGGTGTGCACCGCCAAGGGGCGCATCGACATCTGGGGCCTGAATCAGGACGACATCACCATGGCCGTGGCCCCCCATGCCGGCGGCGCGGCCGGCACCCTGACCTACTTCGCCGCGCCCATGGCCGGGGCCAAGACGGTGATGCTCGAGGAGTTCGACCCCCACCTGGCCTTGGAGGTCATGGCCAAGGAGAAGGTCACGGCCATCGGGGTGGTGCCCACCCACCTGGTGCGCATGCTGGAGCAGGACATAGAGTCTTTCGACCTGTCCAGCCTGCGCTTCATTCGTTCGGCCGGCGGCTATCTGCCTCCCAAGGTGGCTTCCGAGGCCGAGGAGCGCTTCGCGGCAGCCATCACCAGCGACCTGGGCACCCAGGACGTGGGTTCGGTGAGCGGCTGCCGGGTCACCGATTCGGTGGAGGTGCGGCGCGGCTCGGTGGGCCGCCCCCTGCCGGGCAACGTGGTCAAGCTGCTTGATGACGACGGCAAGCAGGTACCCGATGGAGAGCCCGGGGTGTTGTGGTTCAGGGGCCCCCATGCCCCGGCCGGCTATTACCGCGACGAGGATCTCACGGCCACGGTTTT from Desulfarculaceae bacterium encodes:
- a CDS encoding AMP-binding protein, which codes for MKPIRYTQAMIDEFKGDGYWTDETFFDFYDRNATQLGDNEALVDSQYRVTWAQAKDLTNAIATAWAEGGLPKDARVIIQSPNSVYGFLARIAAERAGLISLTVYPYLRQRELEYMMELTQASMVVIPHVYRKFDYLEMYKGFMQKFPSLKQVYLFDEQVPAAAPEGTKSLVATSQEYLGRIDLGLLDSRRLDTTGDVALLTTTTGTTGIPKLVEWPIASRVCTAKGRIDIWGLNQDDITMAVAPHAGGAAGTLTYFAAPMAGAKTVMLEEFDPHLALEVMAKEKVTAIGVVPTHLVRMLEQDIESFDLSSLRFIRSAGGYLPPKVASEAEERFAAAITSDLGTQDVGSVSGCRVTDSVEVRRGSVGRPLPGNVVKLLDDDGKQVPDGEPGVLWFRGPHAPAGYYRDEDLTATVFNPDGWSTTGDIVKLDQECLWIMGRKKDMIIRGGQNIYPAELEGMLNNHPAVGSVAVVGMPDEEMGEKTCAYVTPKPGASFSFADMVEFLLSKQISKYKLPERLEIIEDMPTVGDSGKINKEDLKKDIAAKLAAEKA